From Neisseria musculi, the proteins below share one genomic window:
- the dnaQ gene encoding DNA polymerase III subunit epsilon codes for MNTRQIILDTETTGLYPNSGDRMVEFAGLEMTNRRLTHRALHLYIHPGRDIPEDAAAVHGITLADLEAKNAPTFEQVGQQIADFLRGAELIIHNAKFDVGFLDMEFGRMGLPTVEGLGCTVTDTLGMARKMFPGQKASLDALCTRFDIDRSKRVFHGALIDCELLGEVYLAMTRGQYDLMDEYGGYGSEDDAAAKIQRPPSLKVLSAGEAELAEHEAYLDTLDKITAGKCLWRTEAGA; via the coding sequence ATGAACACCCGCCAGATTATTCTCGACACCGAAACCACCGGCCTTTATCCCAACAGCGGCGACCGCATGGTCGAATTTGCCGGGCTGGAGATGACCAACCGCCGGCTTACCCACCGCGCCCTGCATCTTTATATCCACCCCGGGCGCGACATTCCCGAAGATGCCGCTGCCGTACACGGCATCACCCTGGCCGATTTGGAAGCCAAAAACGCGCCCACATTCGAGCAGGTCGGGCAGCAAATCGCCGATTTTCTGCGCGGCGCCGAGCTTATTATCCACAATGCCAAGTTTGATGTGGGCTTTCTCGATATGGAATTCGGCCGCATGGGGCTGCCCACCGTAGAAGGGCTGGGCTGCACGGTAACCGATACCCTCGGCATGGCGCGGAAAATGTTTCCCGGCCAGAAAGCCAGCCTGGATGCTTTGTGCACACGCTTTGATATCGACCGCAGCAAACGTGTTTTCCACGGCGCGCTTATCGACTGCGAACTGCTCGGCGAAGTGTATCTGGCCATGACGCGCGGCCAGTATGACTTGATGGACGAGTATGGCGGTTACGGCAGTGAAGATGATGCTGCCGCCAAAATCCAACGCCCGCCAAGCCTTAAAGTTTTAAGCGCCGGCGAAGCCGAGCTGGCCGAGCATGAAGCCTATCTCGACACGCTCGATAAAATCACCGCAGGCAAATGCTTATGGCGCACGGAGGCCGGCGCGTGA
- a CDS encoding DNA translocase FtsK: protein MADQSPKKYEKTAAKPRAQTAAAPSETKARRAKGVTPGKAKRNRPPHVANLINDTLWLFALLLTVYAALSLASFTMQDPAWSRSVPAAGEVRNLGGLFGAYLADVGYYLSGLSFWWLVAAGCVWLYKNFRPLKTPDSKPYNHKIAFAALGILLLSSPILEVFAFKAQLADALPVGAGGLTGSFAAPGLSLLLGTSGSLLVMLVVVLLALSLLVQVSWLDILEKTGAKLEWMWLKLVRKEDKYIRDLPDAKTTRRMVRDAKNITAEPVEPIEGSSSNRKVAIAPPPAPVQTALFDSKGEAAEPPPAGEYTLPSLHLLRLPQGEPPAINPDKLQQTAERIEAKLAEFGIGAQVVSATSGPVITRFEIEPAQGVKGSQIVNLSKDLARSMSLQAVRIVETIAGKNTMGIELPNERRQDVMLSEILSSPVFTDAKSKLTVALGKDIAGIPVVGDLAKMPHLLVGGMTGSGKSVGVNAMILSVLFKAAPDEVRFIMIDPKMLELSIYEGIPHLLCPVVTDMREAGQALNWCVAEMEKRYRLLSHAGVRNIDGFNKKLAEAAEAGKPLLNPFSLNPDHPEPLEKLPMIVVVIDELADLMMTERKSVEQQIARLAQKARAAGIHMIVATQRPSVDVVTGLIKANIPTRMAFTVQSRIDSRTILDQMGADELLKYGDSLFLQPGNAEPTRLQGAFVSDDEVHQIVNHVKRQAPANYVEGLLSGEAALETTNIVNPNANSDELFDQAAAFVLESRKTSISSLQRQLRVGYNRAANLMQALEDAGIVSPADVGGSRKILTQKDNL, encoded by the coding sequence ATGGCTGACCAATCCCCGAAAAAATACGAAAAAACCGCCGCCAAGCCGCGTGCGCAAACCGCTGCCGCGCCGTCTGAAACCAAAGCGCGCCGCGCCAAAGGCGTAACGCCCGGCAAGGCCAAGCGCAACCGCCCGCCGCACGTTGCCAATCTGATTAACGATACCTTATGGCTGTTTGCCCTGCTGCTTACCGTTTATGCCGCGCTCTCGCTGGCAAGCTTCACCATGCAGGATCCCGCCTGGTCGCGCAGCGTGCCCGCAGCCGGTGAAGTGCGCAACCTGGGCGGCCTGTTCGGCGCTTACCTGGCCGATGTCGGCTATTATTTGTCGGGCTTGTCGTTTTGGTGGCTGGTGGCGGCAGGCTGCGTGTGGCTGTATAAAAACTTCCGCCCCCTCAAAACGCCCGACAGCAAGCCCTACAACCACAAAATCGCATTTGCCGCACTGGGCATACTGCTGCTCTCCAGCCCGATTTTGGAAGTGTTCGCCTTCAAAGCGCAATTGGCCGATGCCCTGCCGGTCGGCGCGGGCGGCTTAACCGGTTCGTTTGCCGCACCGGGGCTCAGCCTTCTGCTGGGTACTTCGGGCAGCCTGCTGGTTATGCTGGTGGTGGTGTTGCTCGCCCTCTCGCTGCTGGTGCAGGTGTCGTGGCTCGACATACTCGAAAAAACCGGTGCCAAACTCGAGTGGATGTGGCTGAAACTGGTGCGCAAAGAAGACAAATACATCCGCGACCTGCCCGATGCCAAAACCACCCGCCGCATGGTGCGCGATGCCAAAAACATCACCGCCGAGCCTGTAGAGCCCATCGAAGGCTCCAGCAGCAACCGCAAAGTGGCCATTGCCCCGCCGCCCGCTCCCGTTCAGACGGCCTTGTTCGACAGCAAAGGCGAAGCCGCCGAGCCGCCCCCTGCAGGCGAATACACCCTCCCCTCACTGCACCTGCTGCGCCTGCCGCAGGGTGAACCGCCCGCCATCAACCCCGACAAACTGCAACAAACCGCCGAGCGCATCGAAGCCAAGCTGGCCGAATTCGGCATCGGCGCGCAAGTGGTTTCGGCCACTTCGGGGCCGGTTATCACCCGCTTTGAAATCGAACCCGCGCAGGGCGTGAAAGGCAGCCAGATTGTCAATCTTTCCAAAGACCTGGCGCGCTCGATGTCGCTGCAGGCCGTGCGCATCGTTGAAACCATCGCCGGCAAAAACACCATGGGCATCGAGCTGCCCAACGAACGCCGCCAAGACGTGATGCTGAGCGAAATCCTTTCCTCGCCCGTGTTTACCGATGCCAAATCCAAACTCACCGTTGCGCTGGGCAAAGACATTGCCGGCATCCCCGTGGTGGGCGATCTGGCCAAAATGCCCCACCTGTTGGTGGGCGGCATGACCGGCTCGGGCAAATCGGTGGGCGTAAACGCCATGATTCTGTCGGTACTTTTCAAAGCCGCGCCCGATGAAGTGCGCTTTATCATGATCGACCCCAAAATGCTCGAACTGAGCATTTATGAAGGCATTCCCCACCTGCTCTGCCCGGTGGTAACCGATATGCGCGAGGCCGGCCAGGCTCTCAACTGGTGTGTGGCCGAAATGGAAAAACGCTACCGCCTGCTCTCCCACGCCGGCGTGCGCAACATCGATGGGTTCAACAAAAAGCTGGCCGAAGCCGCAGAAGCGGGCAAGCCGCTGCTCAACCCCTTCAGCCTCAACCCCGACCACCCCGAGCCGCTCGAAAAACTGCCGATGATTGTGGTGGTGATTGACGAATTGGCCGACCTGATGATGACCGAGCGCAAATCGGTAGAGCAGCAGATTGCCCGCCTTGCCCAAAAAGCCCGCGCCGCCGGCATCCACATGATTGTCGCCACCCAACGCCCCAGCGTGGATGTGGTAACCGGCCTGATTAAAGCCAACATCCCCACCCGCATGGCCTTTACCGTGCAAAGCAGAATCGACAGCCGCACCATTCTCGACCAAATGGGCGCAGACGAGCTGCTCAAATACGGCGATTCGCTGTTTCTGCAGCCGGGCAACGCCGAGCCCACCCGTCTGCAAGGCGCATTTGTGTCGGACGATGAAGTGCACCAAATCGTCAACCACGTCAAACGCCAGGCACCCGCCAACTATGTCGAAGGGCTGCTCAGCGGCGAAGCCGCGCTGGAAACCACCAACATCGTCAACCCCAACGCCAACAGCGACGAACTCTTCGACCAGGCTGCCGCCTTTGTGCTGGAAAGCCGCAAAACCTCGATCTCATCGCTGCAACGGCAGCTGCGCGTGGGCTACAACCGCGCCGCCAACCTGATGCAGGCTCTGGAAGATGCCGGCATCGTTTCCCCCGCCGATGTGGGCGGCAGCCGTAAGATTTTGACTCAGAAGGATAATCTTTAA
- the truA gene encoding tRNA pseudouridine(38-40) synthase TruA: protein MPADNEFPAAPPAAQTQRWVLMLAYNGRGFHGWQKQAGGLITVQQVLEHALEQIAGERIHTVAAGRTDAGVHAVSQVVHFDTTARRPAQAWVKGVNTHLPKEVAVWHAQPADPRFHARFDAFGRRYRYVLLSASVRNPLLAGRVGWVCRPLDMEKMRQAAALLVGEHDFSSFRAAECQAKSPVKTLYAATLSGTPELMKLDLHGNAFLHHMVRNIMGALVYVGDGRLSVQGFADLMEARSRKHAPPTLMPDGLYLTGVDYPPEWGVAAPSAPEWLW, encoded by the coding sequence ATGCCTGCCGATAACGAATTTCCCGCCGCACCGCCTGCGGCACAAACGCAGCGCTGGGTACTGATGCTCGCTTATAACGGCAGAGGTTTCCACGGCTGGCAGAAACAGGCCGGAGGTTTGATAACGGTGCAGCAGGTTTTGGAACATGCATTGGAACAGATTGCGGGCGAACGTATCCACACCGTAGCGGCGGGGCGCACCGATGCCGGCGTGCACGCGGTTTCGCAAGTGGTGCATTTCGACACCACAGCCCGGCGCCCTGCGCAGGCGTGGGTGAAGGGCGTGAACACACACCTGCCCAAAGAAGTGGCCGTTTGGCATGCGCAGCCCGCCGACCCGCGCTTTCATGCCCGCTTCGATGCGTTCGGCCGCCGCTACCGTTATGTGTTGCTTTCGGCTTCCGTGCGCAACCCCCTGCTGGCAGGCAGGGTGGGGTGGGTGTGCCGGCCGCTGGATATGGAAAAAATGCGGCAGGCCGCCGCCCTGTTGGTGGGCGAACATGATTTTTCCAGCTTCCGTGCGGCAGAGTGCCAGGCCAAATCCCCCGTAAAAACCCTGTATGCCGCCACCTTGAGCGGCACGCCCGAATTGATGAAGCTCGATTTGCACGGCAACGCCTTTCTGCACCATATGGTGCGCAACATTATGGGTGCGCTGGTGTATGTGGGAGACGGCCGTTTGAGCGTGCAGGGCTTTGCCGACCTGATGGAAGCGCGCAGCCGAAAACACGCCCCGCCCACGCTGATGCCGGACGGCCTTTATCTGACGGGCGTGGATTATCCGCCCGAATGGGGGGTGGCCGCACCGTCCGCCCCCGAATGGCTGTGGTAG
- a CDS encoding lysozyme inhibitor LprI family protein yields the protein MYKKLLAFSLTAALSACGESGSKQPPAPLACGNPAVVQNVRTNIQEIIKQEAQRFARNDTRQFIDADKIIAAATQLNVQLDGPAEENQNGRPICRANLSIQIPADILNTAQTNSPLVYGTNSSITRVVQERITGSPLTYDKGLFARPLHYTTAEADGQTTVNYEDNAITVTAQNIAGALLPYGVKSILMINGQPVRREDALNTAPQAFPDPPPADPQDILDNNAAANTFGGETTATDAPETLTPEPPRSETAFSAGELEQAKNNNQAADREINMVWNSIDQNIQKELINEQRSWIQSKNTHCRQAAAQAESSLQAEYLHLQCDTRMTRERSQYLRGYTIN from the coding sequence ATGTATAAAAAACTGCTCGCTTTTTCCCTGACTGCCGCCTTGTCCGCCTGCGGCGAGAGCGGCTCCAAACAGCCCCCCGCACCACTGGCCTGCGGCAACCCTGCCGTGGTGCAAAACGTACGCACCAATATTCAAGAAATCATCAAACAGGAAGCACAGCGTTTCGCCCGCAACGACACCCGCCAGTTTATCGATGCCGATAAAATCATCGCTGCCGCCACCCAGCTCAACGTGCAGCTTGACGGCCCTGCCGAAGAAAACCAAAACGGCCGCCCCATATGCAGAGCCAATCTGAGCATACAGATTCCCGCCGACATTCTGAACACCGCCCAAACCAACAGCCCGCTGGTTTACGGCACCAACAGCAGCATCACCCGAGTGGTTCAAGAGCGCATCACCGGCAGCCCGCTCACCTACGACAAAGGCCTGTTTGCCCGCCCGCTCCACTACACCACTGCCGAAGCAGACGGCCAAACCACCGTAAACTATGAAGACAACGCCATCACCGTAACCGCCCAAAACATTGCCGGCGCGCTGCTGCCCTACGGCGTAAAAAGCATTCTGATGATTAACGGCCAACCCGTCCGGCGCGAAGATGCACTGAACACAGCCCCGCAGGCCTTTCCCGACCCGCCGCCGGCCGACCCGCAGGACATACTCGACAATAATGCCGCCGCCAATACGTTCGGCGGAGAAACCACCGCTACAGACGCGCCCGAAACCCTTACCCCCGAGCCGCCCCGCAGCGAAACCGCCTTCTCTGCAGGCGAATTGGAGCAGGCAAAAAACAACAACCAAGCGGCCGACCGCGAAATCAATATGGTGTGGAACAGCATCGATCAGAATATCCAGAAAGAGCTGATTAACGAGCAACGCAGTTGGATTCAAAGCAAAAACACCCACTGCCGCCAAGCCGCCGCCCAAGCCGAAAGCAGCCTGCAGGCCGAATACCTGCACCTGCAATGCGACACCCGCATGACCCGCGAACGCAGCCAATACCTGCGCGGCTATACGATTAACTAA
- the ispD gene encoding 2-C-methyl-D-erythritol 4-phosphate cytidylyltransferase, producing the protein MKRNIALIPAAGTGERFGAGKPKQYVEIHGKTVLQHTLDIFAAHPQISLTAVVLAADDSVFAPEAAAFQTAAETVLLRCGGASRAETVRNGVNALLGLGLAAPGDNILVHDAARCCLPEAALSRLIDQAGSHPDGGILAVPVADTLKSGGSDGRIETTVPRSGLWQAQTPQLFSAALLQRALAAADLGAITDEASAVERLGIRPLLVPGDSRNLKLTLPQDEYIVRLLLAQK; encoded by the coding sequence GTGAAACGCAACATTGCCCTCATTCCCGCTGCCGGCACGGGCGAGCGTTTCGGCGCAGGCAAACCCAAGCAATATGTGGAAATCCACGGCAAAACCGTGTTGCAGCACACGCTCGACATCTTTGCCGCCCACCCGCAAATCAGTTTGACCGCCGTGGTGCTGGCGGCAGACGACTCTGTGTTTGCGCCCGAAGCGGCAGCTTTTCAGACGGCCGCCGAAACCGTGTTGCTGCGTTGCGGCGGTGCAAGCCGCGCCGAAACGGTGAGAAACGGCGTAAACGCCCTGCTCGGGCTCGGCTTGGCCGCCCCCGGCGACAATATTCTCGTGCACGATGCCGCCCGCTGCTGCCTGCCCGAAGCCGCACTCAGCCGCCTGATAGACCAAGCCGGCAGCCACCCCGATGGCGGCATTCTCGCCGTACCCGTGGCCGACACCCTCAAAAGCGGCGGTTCAGACGGCCGAATCGAAACCACCGTGCCCCGCAGCGGTTTGTGGCAGGCGCAAACCCCGCAGCTTTTCTCCGCTGCCCTGCTGCAGCGTGCGCTGGCTGCGGCCGACCTCGGTGCCATAACCGATGAAGCCTCGGCGGTGGAAAGGCTGGGTATCCGCCCGCTGCTGGTGCCGGGCGACAGCCGCAATTTAAAGCTGACGCTGCCGCAAGACGAATATATCGTGCGCCTGCTGCTGGCACAAAAGTGA
- the gltS gene encoding sodium/glutamate symporter has translation MEWIFNSYYTLIAATVVLLVGRLMVAKIKFLQDFNIPEPVAGGLVAAVLLYALHAAYGVSFKFEKPLQDAFMLIFFTSIGLSADFSRLKAGGLPLVTFTAVVGFFILVQNAVGVGLAGLFGLDPLIGLITGSITLTGGHGTAGAWGPDFEKNFGLTGATALGMASATFGLVAGGLIGGPVARRLINKMGRKPLDEAAMKAQAAVYDDDNPAERADNVFEHPEQTRLITANSAVETLAMFAACLAFAEIMDNIDSVYLKPYFLDLPKFVWALFGGVMLRNILTSVFKFNMFDRAIDVFGNASLSLFLAMALLNLKLWELTGLAGPVTVILLVQTVVMMLYATFVTYVLMGRDYDAAVLAAGHCGFGLGATPTAVANMQSITERFGPSHKAFLIVPMVGAFFVDFINVFILTGFVNFLK, from the coding sequence ATGGAATGGATTTTTAACAGTTATTACACCTTGATTGCCGCCACCGTTGTGCTGCTGGTCGGCAGGCTGATGGTGGCGAAAATCAAATTTTTGCAGGATTTCAACATCCCCGAGCCCGTGGCCGGCGGTTTGGTGGCGGCGGTGCTGCTGTATGCGCTGCACGCTGCCTATGGCGTGAGCTTCAAATTCGAAAAACCGCTGCAAGATGCGTTTATGCTGATTTTCTTCACCTCCATCGGCCTGAGCGCCGACTTTTCGCGTTTGAAAGCAGGCGGCCTCCCATTGGTTACGTTCACTGCTGTTGTCGGCTTTTTTATTTTGGTTCAAAACGCAGTGGGCGTGGGCTTGGCCGGCCTGTTCGGCCTCGACCCGCTGATCGGCCTGATCACCGGCTCGATTACCTTAACGGGCGGTCACGGCACCGCAGGTGCATGGGGGCCCGATTTCGAGAAAAACTTCGGCTTAACCGGCGCCACCGCTTTGGGCATGGCTTCGGCCACATTCGGCCTGGTGGCCGGCGGCCTGATCGGCGGCCCGGTTGCCCGCCGCCTGATCAACAAAATGGGACGCAAACCTTTAGACGAAGCCGCCATGAAAGCCCAGGCCGCCGTTTACGATGACGACAACCCCGCCGAGCGCGCCGACAACGTGTTCGAACACCCCGAACAAACCCGCCTGATTACTGCCAATTCGGCGGTGGAAACGCTGGCCATGTTTGCCGCCTGTCTGGCATTTGCCGAAATCATGGACAACATCGACAGCGTGTATCTCAAACCCTATTTTCTCGACCTGCCCAAATTCGTGTGGGCACTGTTCGGCGGCGTGATGCTGCGCAACATTCTCACCAGCGTGTTCAAATTCAATATGTTTGACCGCGCCATCGATGTGTTCGGCAACGCTTCGCTGTCGCTGTTTCTGGCCATGGCGCTGCTCAACCTGAAACTGTGGGAGCTCACCGGCCTGGCCGGCCCCGTAACCGTTATCCTGCTGGTGCAGACTGTGGTGATGATGCTTTATGCCACCTTCGTTACCTATGTTTTGATGGGGCGAGATTACGATGCGGCCGTGCTGGCTGCCGGCCACTGCGGCTTCGGCCTCGGCGCCACCCCCACCGCCGTTGCCAACATGCAGTCGATCACCGAGCGTTTCGGCCCCTCGCACAAAGCCTTTCTGATTGTGCCGATGGTGGGCGCGTTTTTCGTTGATTTCATCAATGTTTTCATCCTCACCGGTTTTGTAAACTTCCTCAAATAA